One Engraulis encrasicolus isolate BLACKSEA-1 chromosome 5, IST_EnEncr_1.0, whole genome shotgun sequence DNA segment encodes these proteins:
- the gpr20 gene encoding G-protein coupled receptor 20 → MEGSSAMTRPLSSNTSTTLCPIGFSNFSHQEFPYLSRLAHLDKGLYNDFYSLWIALVVINTLIFTVGMALNTLALYVFCFRTKPKTTSVIYTINLVITDLLVNLSLPTRIILYYSGGRCESCSYVHIFSYFVNMYCSILFLTSICVDRYLAIVQVEASRKWRSPNVAKMACMCIWLLAVVVTYSFLTCCLTCLLALTLFEFFIPLVIIVVFTARIVRALASPDLMQQSRERRRRAVQLLTSVLVIFTICFTPFHVRQVLVYFHPELPHHVVAYHITVTLSSLNSCLDPVVYCFVTNNFQATMRSFFQKVEAAEQQQQTSGDVTSMQKSSKGSAGTPSAISNGMMLMNLETPQEEEAAV, encoded by the exons ATGGAGGGTTCCTCAGCCATGACAAGGCCGCTGTCCTCGAACACCAGTACCACCCTGTGCCCCATCGGTTTCTCCAACTTCTCCCATCAAGAGTTCCCCTACCTGAGTCGCCTGGCACACCTGGACAAGGGACTATACAATGACTTCTACAGCCTTTGGATTGCACTGGTGGTCATCAACACTCTTATCTTCACCGTCGGGATGGCCCTCAACACGCTGGCACTGTACGTCTTCTGTTTCCGCACCAAGCCAAAGACCACCTCGGTCATCTACACCATCAACCTGGTGATCACCGACCTCCTGGTCAATCTCTCCTTGCCCACGCGGATCATCCTCTACTACAGCGGCGGGAGGTGCGAGAGTTGCTCCTACGTGCACATCTTCAGCTACTTCGTCAACATGTACTGCAGCATCCTCTTCCTCACCAGTATCTGCGTGGACCGCTACTTGGCCATAGTGCAg GTGGAGGCCTCCAGGAAGTGGCGCAGCCCCAACGTGGCCAAGATGGCGTGCATGTGCATCTGGCTGCTCGCCGTGGTGGTTACTTACTCGTTCCTGACCTGCTGCCTGACGTGCCTCTTGGCGTTGACGCTGTTCGAGTTCTTCATCCCGCTGGTGATCATCGTAGTGTTCACGGCACGCATTGTGCGTGCCCTGGCCAGCCCCGACCTGATGCAGCAGAGCCGTGAGCGACGGCGCCGGGCGGTGCAGCTGCTGACCAGCGTGCTGGTCATCTTCACCATCTGCTTCACGCCTTTCCACGTGCGGCAG GTGCTGGTCTACTTCCATCCAGAGCTGCCTCACCACGTAGTGGCGTAccacatcacagtgaccctcagCAGCCTCAACAGCTGCCTGGACCCCGTGGTCTACTGCTTCGTCACCAACAACTTccag GCCACCATGAGGAGCTTCTTCCAGAAGGTCGAGGCcgccgagcagcagcagcagaccagcGGAGATGTCACCAGCATGCAGAAGAGCTCCAAAGGGTCCGCCGGGACCCCGTCGGCCATCTCCAACGGCATGATGCTGATGAATTTGGAAACACCACAGGAAGAGGAGGCTGCTGTATAA